A genome region from Eretmochelys imbricata isolate rEreImb1 chromosome 8, rEreImb1.hap1, whole genome shotgun sequence includes the following:
- the LOC144269611 gene encoding uncharacterized protein LOC144269611: protein MHCGYANQTRRPPRRSNEAFLGAAPAGRRWRCRGPGPEAGGGGRSPQALPLARRRTEDPGAGRGSPRARGALLGSEARTRSQGRRLARPQEPGSPRSVSRQPGWARPGARRLLRLCCRVAAGARGLAELQPPETREQLPPAPPACALRLPGRAGEGPRGLPGSGAEAAPALLQGRGPGARAGRGGRSGRLRLLVGGETREAASLVPRQKRVRDTSCSRRSGIPGTGPAPALGQAGHGSAAEAGGSSVGPASSEPGWLQHETRPPGERAPQRPRPGPGGPSARAPDTHA, encoded by the exons atgcactgtgggtatgcAAATCAGACTCGCCGGCCGCCTCGCCGCTCAAACGAGGCTTTTCTCGGGGCTGCCCCTGCCGGCCGGAGGTGGCGCtgccgggggccggggccggaggCGGGCGGGGGCGGCCGGTCTCCCCAGGCACTCCCGCTGGCGCGCAGGCGCACGGAGGACCCCGGAGCCGGGCGGGGAAGCCCGAGGGCACGTGGCGCCCTGCTGGGTTCGGAGGCTCGAACCCGGAGCCAGGGCAGGCGCCTCGCGAGGCCGCAGGAGCCGGGCTCGCCCCGGAGCGTCTCTCGCCAGCCGGGGTGGGCCCGGCCGGGGGCCCGCCGCTTGCTCCGTCTCTGCTGCCGAGTCGCTGCCGGGGCCCGGGGGCTCGCTGAGCTGCAGCCCCCCGAGACCCGGGAGCAGCTTCCCCCCGCGCCGCCCGCCTGCgcgctccgcctccctgggcggGCCGGGGAGGGACCGAGGGGCCTTCCCGGGTCTGGCGCGGAGGCCGCCCCCGCCCTTCTGCAGGGCCGGGGGCCGGGCGCGAGAGCAGGCCGGGGAGGCCGCTCGGGGCGGCTCCGACtcctggtggggggagagacGCGGGAGGCGGCGTCCCTCGTCCCCCGGCAGAAGCGGGTCCGCGACACGAGCTGCTCGCGGCGCTCCGGGATCCCTGGGACGGGACCGGCTCCGGCTCTCGGGCAGGCCGGACACGGGAGCGCTGCTGAAGCCGGGGGCAGCTCTgtcggccccgcctcttccgagCCGGGCTGGCTGCAGCACGAGACGCGGCCGCCGGGGGAGCGGGCCCCGCAGAGGCCCCGGCCGGGACCGGGCGGCCCTTCGGCCCGGGcgcctg ATACTCACGCCTAG